The Lytechinus pictus isolate F3 Inbred chromosome 17, Lp3.0, whole genome shotgun sequence genome contains a region encoding:
- the LOC129280038 gene encoding neurocan core protein-like: MRTENPQAYTFINGVNAIMIKLNPKSVILLLLFQQYMQGRLVLGEGSCTIVGRDDSCQSLLDSGLTIQLALKSMPFRTLSNRTSLYCGFPDCFSEPCLHGGLCMEEVHGFSCNCRGGYGGLQCESACQTEPCLNGGTCAEEIGGYRCSCPIGFAGAHCEYSDICPEEWETGKTKCFKVDGYRNKYHESMQHCRYLGDGGVVTLGSGHLVQPSLLFIEEEEDFTFLSPHLNTNMSEGVWVNCWEGKGHWECFPDSFIYLGANQSSYRNWADNLQFKEGHNCALMNPISGKWYDEDCYVARFAVCQVNIPSFGIYLLA; the protein is encoded by the exons ATGAGAACTGAAAACCCGCAGGCCTATACTTTCATTAACGGAGTGAACGCGATAATGATTAAG CTTAATCCGAAGTCGGTCATCCTCCTCCTTCTATTCCAGCAGTATATGCAAG gtaGGCTTGTACTCGGCGAGGGATCATGTACAATAGTAGGCCGAGACGATAGCTGTCAGTCTCTCCTCGATTCTGGTCTAACTATCCAATTAGCGTTGAAGAGCATGCCTTTTCGGACCTTAAGCAACAGAACTTCGCTATACTGTGGTTTTCCAG ATTGTTTTTCCGAACCCTGTTTACATGGAGGGTTATGCATGGAAGAGGTTCACGGATTTAGCTGCAATTGTCGAGGAGGTTATGGAGGATTGCAATGCGAATCTG CTTGTCAGACTGAGCCGTGCCTTAATGGAGGAACGTGCGCGGAGGAAATCGGAGGTTATAGATGTTCTTGTCCTATAGGTTTCGCTGgagcacactgtgaatacaGCG ACATCTGCCCAGAGGAATGGGAGACGGGGAAAACAAAGTGTTTCAAAGTTGATGGTTATCGAAACAAGTATCACGAGTCAATGCAGCACTGTCGATACTTGGGCGACGGGGGCGTCGTCACTTTGGGAAGCGGGCATCTCGTCCAACCTTCTCTGCTCTTCatagaagaagaggaagacttCACATTTCTGAGTCCTCATCTTAACACAAACATGTCGGAGGGCGTGTGGGTGAATTGCTGGGAGGGCAAAGGACACTGGGAGTGTTTTCCTGACAGTTTCATATACCTTGGAGCCAACCAAAGTTCGTACAGAA ATTGGGCTGATAATCTTCAGTTCAAGGAAGGACATAATTGTGCGCTTATGAACCCAATCAGCGGGAAATGGTATGATGAAGACTGTTACGTCGCGAGGTTTGCTGTCTGTCAGGTTAACATCCCCTCCTTCGGTATTTATTTGCTTGCATGA